A single region of the Montipora capricornis isolate CH-2021 chromosome 13, ASM3666992v2, whole genome shotgun sequence genome encodes:
- the LOC138029369 gene encoding myosin heavy chain, clone 203-like isoform X2, with translation MVGENNFIMEVPTVESIFSLPQSLFERVLASKQNVPSRGNHLSTSTTGSAVQQTIPARTQRLRHFDEYVTDLSRNEAKRPRLLHSESSLDQKMYLERNQREQFESENIRQTLNDTRDKFSKPVELKARGHLPSHLENYVGGSFGILQGQSSRALLKLRRHKAGKSRVYDQTALPQRALHVPGVCIVPSDAKEGCNWYTTISSAGLALNHKTLPKLVAVHSVMKNSTTLTNATRPLVDAEDLSNKERGITSTAPSASELCKESRCENSNANAEVRQITVSSPLLNNISLEDLLPQNRDGSVVLTKHISRKRRLSERTSSGEEITQKCDSPLNDNVQTMNSCKHDDDSGQKGNLRGIDHQRFVGHLRSDDHANNSAFAEKVNCSELIDQPGPIFPPEQEQEQEKYPGPMEQDGSQTPCISVADKSKTTKRDEDANQQDEERLPNSIKLTKSKTVSEISQKIVETRERVKNETIEWKKTFLFKLERHLVKKLRRAEYLSGEKTEIEDLQQDDSEHAPKGKKRKGEGSGRRLSRQESVSGDGIYDSHGRKKGESPNSVTESVMDGNDDSEGGAGSHDTRRSTTKQESVTEILTSNVGNATSSNKEKKGKSSSKGIDASVTDIDNVDKHGFFLPEQVQEMESRVEKTEHLQNETVGKCVASQDVEISCEQTENALNLKVIENKGQASDGFTNDFQVHKKAEMLLNTNKSTHIEDCVTSDDLCEVITAETKNTLDENGPKLAELHDIEKEKHELDERVTKSMSQNRDRQNLGVSPGIINAREKFQANQLREGNVFDIISSLVKAPLNLKKDINSLPVASVQPLTVTTLHGSTTAEKKSTTETGHTLVKNLSSLEKKLTSCSKQTIEAKPKSLDCERNVWSTLRKQGIV, from the coding sequence ATGGTcggagaaaataattttattatggAAGTTCCTACTGTGGAAAGTATCTTTTCCTTGCCGCAAAGTTTGTTTGAACGCGTTTTGGCTTCTAAACAAAACGTTCCAAGTAGAGGCAATCATCTATCGACTAGCACAACTGGATCTGCTGTACAGCAGACCATCCCTGCTCGTACACAGCGTCTCCGTCATTTCGATGAATACGTCACTGACTTGAGCAGAAATGAAGCGAAGCGGCCTCGTCTGTTACATAGCGAGAGCTCATTAGACCAGAAAATGTACCTGGAAAGGAACCAACGAGAGCAGTTTGAGTCAGAGAATATTAGACAGACACTAAATGATACAAGAGATAAATTTTCGAAGCCTGTTGAACTAAAAGCGCGGGGACATTTACCAAGTCATCTTGAAAATTATGTTGGCGGATCCTTTGGGATTTTACAAGGTCAATCTTCAAGGGCTCTTTTGAAGCTAAGACGTCATAAAGCAGGCAAATCCCGTGTGTATGACCAAACGGCCTTACCTCAACGTGCTCTGCATGTGCCTGGAGTCTGCATCGTTCCAAGTGATGCAAAGGAAGGCTGTAATTGGTACACAACCATTTCGTCGGCTGGCTTGGCTTTAAACCACAAAACTCTTCCCAAACTTGTTGCTGTTCATTCTGTGATGAAGAATTCTACGACTCTGACAAATGCCACTCGTCCTCTTGTTGATGCGGAAGATTTATCCAACAAAGAACGTGGTATCACTAGTACTGCGCCTTCTGCTTCTGAGCTGTGCAAGGAATCGCGATGTGAGAACTCCAATGCGAATGCTGAAGTTCGCCAAATCACAGTGAGTTCTCCATTGTTAAACAATATCTCTTTAGAAGATCTCTTGCCACAAAACAGGGATGGCTCAGTAGTCTTGACGAAACATATTTCTAGAAAACGTCGTCTATCAGAGAGAACATCATCTGGGGAAGAAATCACGCAGAAATGTGACTCCCCCTTAAACGACAATGTACAGACTATGAATAGCTGTAAGCATGATGATGATTCGGGACAAAAAGGTAACCTTCGTGGTATTGACCATCAGCGATTTGTTGGTCATCTCAGAAGCGATGATCATGCGAATAATTCTGCTTTTGCTGAGAAAGTCAATTGCTCTGAACTCATAGATCAGCCTGGACCTATTTTTCCAccagaacaagaacaagaacaagaaaagtATCCGGGTCCCATGGAGCAAGATGGCAGCCAAACTCCCTGCATTTCAGTGGCTGACAAATCTAAAACGACCAAGAGAGACGAAGATGCAAATCAACAAGATGAGGAACGGCTTCCCAATTCAATCAAACTCACAAAGAGTAAGACAGTATCAGAAATCAGCCAAAAGATTGTCGAAACAAGGGAGAGGGTGAAGAACGAGACCATAGAatggaaaaaaacttttttatttaaattagagAGACATTTAGTTAAAAAATTGAGACGAGCTGAGTATTTATCTGGAGAGAAAACCGAAATCGAGGACTTGCAACAAGATGACTCGGAACACGCCCCtaagggaaagaaaagaaaaggtgaAGGAAGTGGAAGAAGACTTAGCCGACAGGAAAGCGTGAGTGGTGACGGAATTTATGACAGTCACGGTCGGAAAAAAGGAGAAAGCCCGAATAGCGTGACTGAGAGCGTGATGGACGGCAATGATGACAGTGAGGGTGGGGCAGGATCCCATGATACGCGGAGATCAACCACCAAGCAAGAAAGCGTGACTGAGATCTTAACGAGTAACGTTGGTAACGCAACTTCAAGTAACAAGGAGAAGAAAGGCAAGAGTAGCTCGAAAGGCATAGATGCAAGCGTGACGGATATCGATAATGTTGACAAACATGGTTTTTTCCTACCTGAGCAAGTCCAAGAGATGGAATCGCGCGTTGAAAAAACGGAACATTTACAAAACGAAACGGTAGGAAAATGCGTAGCTAGCCAGGATGTTGAAATCTCCTGTGAACAGACTGAAAACGCCTTGAATCTTAAGGTTATAGAGAACAAAGGCCAAGCCAGTGATGGGTTCACAAATGATTTCCAGGTACACAAGAAAGCTGAAATGCTTCTTAATACAAATAAAAGTACCCATATAGAGGATTGCGTGACAAGTGACGACTTATGTGAAGTTATCACTGCGGAAACGAAAAACACTTTGGATGAGAATGGACCTAAACTCGCCGAATTACATGATATCGAGAAAGAGAAGCATGAGCTTGACGAAAGAGTAACAAAATCTATGTCGCAAAATCGTGACAGACAAAACCTCGGTGTGTCGCCAGGGATTATAAACGCAAGGGAGAAATTCCAAGCAAATCAGCTTAGAGAAGGAAACGTCTTCGACATAATTTCATCTCTGGTGAAAGCTCCGCTGAATTTAAAGAAAGATATCAATAGTTTACCAGTTGCAAGTGTTCAGCCGTTAACAGTCACTACTCTACACGGTTCTACAACAGCAGAAAAAAAGTCGACTACAGAAACTGGCCACACCCTTGTCAAGAATTTGTCATCCCTAGAAAAGAAACTTACCAGCTGTAGCAAACAAACCATTGAGGCCAAGCCAAAAAGTTTAGACTGTGAGAGAAACGTTTGGTCCACTCTCAGAAAACAGGGAATTGTGTAA
- the LOC138029369 gene encoding uncharacterized protein isoform X1, with product MIRSNGFDGSMITSFERKAFCYSTSGQPSMYQQLAFSGMKANDGTDDRSSVERPSCIYGSARSSPMVGENNFIMEVPTVESIFSLPQSLFERVLASKQNVPSRGNHLSTSTTGSAVQQTIPARTQRLRHFDEYVTDLSRNEAKRPRLLHSESSLDQKMYLERNQREQFESENIRQTLNDTRDKFSKPVELKARGHLPSHLENYVGGSFGILQGQSSRALLKLRRHKAGKSRVYDQTALPQRALHVPGVCIVPSDAKEGCNWYTTISSAGLALNHKTLPKLVAVHSVMKNSTTLTNATRPLVDAEDLSNKERGITSTAPSASELCKESRCENSNANAEVRQITVSSPLLNNISLEDLLPQNRDGSVVLTKHISRKRRLSERTSSGEEITQKCDSPLNDNVQTMNSCKHDDDSGQKGNLRGIDHQRFVGHLRSDDHANNSAFAEKVNCSELIDQPGPIFPPEQEQEQEKYPGPMEQDGSQTPCISVADKSKTTKRDEDANQQDEERLPNSIKLTKSKTVSEISQKIVETRERVKNETIEWKKTFLFKLERHLVKKLRRAEYLSGEKTEIEDLQQDDSEHAPKGKKRKGEGSGRRLSRQESVSGDGIYDSHGRKKGESPNSVTESVMDGNDDSEGGAGSHDTRRSTTKQESVTEILTSNVGNATSSNKEKKGKSSSKGIDASVTDIDNVDKHGFFLPEQVQEMESRVEKTEHLQNETVGKCVASQDVEISCEQTENALNLKVIENKGQASDGFTNDFQVHKKAEMLLNTNKSTHIEDCVTSDDLCEVITAETKNTLDENGPKLAELHDIEKEKHELDERVTKSMSQNRDRQNLGVSPGIINAREKFQANQLREGNVFDIISSLVKAPLNLKKDINSLPVASVQPLTVTTLHGSTTAEKKSTTETGHTLVKNLSSLEKKLTSCSKQTIEAKPKSLDCERNVWSTLRKQGIV from the exons ATGATCCGGTCGAATGGGTTCGATGGTTCAATGATTACCTCGTTTGAAAGGAAGGCATTTTGTTATTCGACATCAGGTCAACCTTCCATGTATCAACAGCTTGCTTTCAGTGGGATGAAAGCCAACGACGGCACTGACGACAGGAGTAGCGTTGAGCGACCAAGCTGCATTTACG GATCAGCGCGAAGTTCGCCGATGGTcggagaaaataattttattatggAAGTTCCTACTGTGGAAAGTATCTTTTCCTTGCCGCAAAGTTTGTTTGAACGCGTTTTGGCTTCTAAACAAAACGTTCCAAGTAGAGGCAATCATCTATCGACTAGCACAACTGGATCTGCTGTACAGCAGACCATCCCTGCTCGTACACAGCGTCTCCGTCATTTCGATGAATACGTCACTGACTTGAGCAGAAATGAAGCGAAGCGGCCTCGTCTGTTACATAGCGAGAGCTCATTAGACCAGAAAATGTACCTGGAAAGGAACCAACGAGAGCAGTTTGAGTCAGAGAATATTAGACAGACACTAAATGATACAAGAGATAAATTTTCGAAGCCTGTTGAACTAAAAGCGCGGGGACATTTACCAAGTCATCTTGAAAATTATGTTGGCGGATCCTTTGGGATTTTACAAGGTCAATCTTCAAGGGCTCTTTTGAAGCTAAGACGTCATAAAGCAGGCAAATCCCGTGTGTATGACCAAACGGCCTTACCTCAACGTGCTCTGCATGTGCCTGGAGTCTGCATCGTTCCAAGTGATGCAAAGGAAGGCTGTAATTGGTACACAACCATTTCGTCGGCTGGCTTGGCTTTAAACCACAAAACTCTTCCCAAACTTGTTGCTGTTCATTCTGTGATGAAGAATTCTACGACTCTGACAAATGCCACTCGTCCTCTTGTTGATGCGGAAGATTTATCCAACAAAGAACGTGGTATCACTAGTACTGCGCCTTCTGCTTCTGAGCTGTGCAAGGAATCGCGATGTGAGAACTCCAATGCGAATGCTGAAGTTCGCCAAATCACAGTGAGTTCTCCATTGTTAAACAATATCTCTTTAGAAGATCTCTTGCCACAAAACAGGGATGGCTCAGTAGTCTTGACGAAACATATTTCTAGAAAACGTCGTCTATCAGAGAGAACATCATCTGGGGAAGAAATCACGCAGAAATGTGACTCCCCCTTAAACGACAATGTACAGACTATGAATAGCTGTAAGCATGATGATGATTCGGGACAAAAAGGTAACCTTCGTGGTATTGACCATCAGCGATTTGTTGGTCATCTCAGAAGCGATGATCATGCGAATAATTCTGCTTTTGCTGAGAAAGTCAATTGCTCTGAACTCATAGATCAGCCTGGACCTATTTTTCCAccagaacaagaacaagaacaagaaaagtATCCGGGTCCCATGGAGCAAGATGGCAGCCAAACTCCCTGCATTTCAGTGGCTGACAAATCTAAAACGACCAAGAGAGACGAAGATGCAAATCAACAAGATGAGGAACGGCTTCCCAATTCAATCAAACTCACAAAGAGTAAGACAGTATCAGAAATCAGCCAAAAGATTGTCGAAACAAGGGAGAGGGTGAAGAACGAGACCATAGAatggaaaaaaacttttttatttaaattagagAGACATTTAGTTAAAAAATTGAGACGAGCTGAGTATTTATCTGGAGAGAAAACCGAAATCGAGGACTTGCAACAAGATGACTCGGAACACGCCCCtaagggaaagaaaagaaaaggtgaAGGAAGTGGAAGAAGACTTAGCCGACAGGAAAGCGTGAGTGGTGACGGAATTTATGACAGTCACGGTCGGAAAAAAGGAGAAAGCCCGAATAGCGTGACTGAGAGCGTGATGGACGGCAATGATGACAGTGAGGGTGGGGCAGGATCCCATGATACGCGGAGATCAACCACCAAGCAAGAAAGCGTGACTGAGATCTTAACGAGTAACGTTGGTAACGCAACTTCAAGTAACAAGGAGAAGAAAGGCAAGAGTAGCTCGAAAGGCATAGATGCAAGCGTGACGGATATCGATAATGTTGACAAACATGGTTTTTTCCTACCTGAGCAAGTCCAAGAGATGGAATCGCGCGTTGAAAAAACGGAACATTTACAAAACGAAACGGTAGGAAAATGCGTAGCTAGCCAGGATGTTGAAATCTCCTGTGAACAGACTGAAAACGCCTTGAATCTTAAGGTTATAGAGAACAAAGGCCAAGCCAGTGATGGGTTCACAAATGATTTCCAGGTACACAAGAAAGCTGAAATGCTTCTTAATACAAATAAAAGTACCCATATAGAGGATTGCGTGACAAGTGACGACTTATGTGAAGTTATCACTGCGGAAACGAAAAACACTTTGGATGAGAATGGACCTAAACTCGCCGAATTACATGATATCGAGAAAGAGAAGCATGAGCTTGACGAAAGAGTAACAAAATCTATGTCGCAAAATCGTGACAGACAAAACCTCGGTGTGTCGCCAGGGATTATAAACGCAAGGGAGAAATTCCAAGCAAATCAGCTTAGAGAAGGAAACGTCTTCGACATAATTTCATCTCTGGTGAAAGCTCCGCTGAATTTAAAGAAAGATATCAATAGTTTACCAGTTGCAAGTGTTCAGCCGTTAACAGTCACTACTCTACACGGTTCTACAACAGCAGAAAAAAAGTCGACTACAGAAACTGGCCACACCCTTGTCAAGAATTTGTCATCCCTAGAAAAGAAACTTACCAGCTGTAGCAAACAAACCATTGAGGCCAAGCCAAAAAGTTTAGACTGTGAGAGAAACGTTTGGTCCACTCTCAGAAAACAGGGAATTGTGTAA